From bacterium, a single genomic window includes:
- a CDS encoding amidohydrolase family protein, which translates to MITINGCRIIPMDGPVIEQGAIQIEGTKVHAILRSPVAIGGDEVIDARGLTAIPGMGQMHGHFSGYMHTMDVGPVTAQPHTLKAIQAAAFARNALHAGITMWREVGAHAHIDLQLKKAINLGLIPGPRMQAAGRWLGHSGGHGSGLSEEVDGPAALREAVRAQVAAGADGIKLIASGGVMQATEDPFRMEYTAEELAAGVEEAHRAGKWVAVHSHPAGVTRAAVKAGVQSIEHATEMPDDVIELLLKHDVWIVPTFAAYWKLSREGGEIGLAPTLVASAYRVWDRKMEYFMRAVQAGVKFATGTDTGAPRVFHHDLALELELMVQIGLTPEQTLRAATVSCAQLMGWSDSLGTLSPGKEADVVLLEGNPLVNISATRQVRHIFKAGMHYTPEPPVPPLPW; encoded by the coding sequence CTCCGGTCGCCCGTCGCGATCGGCGGGGACGAGGTGATCGACGCGCGGGGGTTGACCGCCATCCCCGGGATGGGGCAGATGCACGGGCATTTCAGCGGGTACATGCACACGATGGACGTCGGGCCGGTGACCGCCCAACCCCACACGCTGAAGGCGATCCAGGCGGCGGCGTTTGCGCGGAACGCCCTCCATGCCGGCATCACCATGTGGCGGGAGGTCGGGGCGCACGCCCACATCGATCTGCAGCTCAAGAAGGCCATCAACCTTGGGCTGATTCCAGGCCCCCGAATGCAGGCGGCGGGTCGATGGCTCGGCCACAGCGGCGGCCACGGGAGCGGGTTGAGCGAAGAAGTCGATGGCCCTGCGGCGCTGCGGGAGGCGGTCCGGGCCCAGGTGGCGGCGGGGGCCGACGGGATCAAGCTGATCGCCAGCGGTGGGGTGATGCAGGCCACGGAGGACCCGTTCCGGATGGAATACACGGCGGAGGAATTGGCGGCAGGGGTCGAGGAGGCCCACCGGGCCGGGAAGTGGGTGGCCGTGCACTCGCACCCCGCGGGGGTCACCCGGGCGGCGGTCAAGGCGGGCGTGCAGTCGATCGAGCACGCGACCGAGATGCCCGATGACGTCATCGAGCTCTTACTCAAACACGACGTGTGGATCGTCCCGACATTTGCGGCGTACTGGAAGCTGTCCCGGGAGGGGGGCGAGATCGGGCTCGCTCCGACGCTCGTGGCGAGTGCGTACCGTGTGTGGGACCGCAAGATGGAATACTTCATGCGCGCGGTGCAGGCGGGGGTGAAATTCGCGACCGGGACAGACACCGGTGCGCCGCGGGTGTTTCATCACGACCTGGCGTTGGAACTCGAGTTGATGGTGCAGATCGGGCTCACGCCGGAGCAGACGCTCCGGGCAGCGACGGTCAGCTGCGCCCAGCTGATGGGTTGGTCCGACAGCCTGGGCACCCTGTCCCCGGGCAAGGAAGCGGATGTCGTCCTGCTCGAGGGCAATCCTCTTGTGAACATTAGTGCGACACGACAGGTCCGGCACATTTTCAAGGCCGGGATGCACTACACACCTGAACCCCCTG